One window from the genome of Rufibacter tibetensis encodes:
- a CDS encoding MCP four helix bundle domain-containing protein, whose product MKWVYSVRHKTKAALLLAIVLVLVLAKNMMDSKNVTKLGTSFATVYEDRLLVESYIYQLSGHLYQKKMMIEAGFHAQDFSVLPEKLKQNNAAISGLLVEYGKTQLTKEEAVYFRSFKHNLAKLRGLESQLMLLSANGQETVQIKSLLDKQYEGASEHLNRLSHIQVAEGKRLNEQSKQIIAGSAILTQFELILVIAIGVMIQMLVFASKSKLSKFPQNPMLN is encoded by the coding sequence ATGAAATGGGTATATAGTGTAAGGCATAAAACAAAGGCCGCGCTTCTTCTGGCCATCGTGCTGGTGTTGGTGCTCGCCAAGAATATGATGGATAGCAAGAACGTAACCAAACTAGGAACCTCGTTCGCTACTGTCTATGAAGACCGGTTGTTGGTGGAAAGCTACATTTATCAGCTTTCAGGGCACCTGTACCAGAAAAAGATGATGATAGAAGCAGGTTTCCATGCACAGGATTTCAGCGTGCTGCCTGAGAAGCTGAAGCAGAACAACGCAGCCATTTCTGGTCTTTTAGTAGAGTATGGGAAAACCCAGCTTACCAAAGAAGAGGCCGTGTATTTCAGGTCTTTCAAACACAACTTGGCCAAACTAAGGGGCTTGGAAAGCCAGTTAATGCTCCTGTCTGCTAATGGCCAGGAAACAGTTCAAATCAAAAGCTTGCTGGACAAGCAGTACGAGGGGGCATCTGAGCACCTGAACCGTCTGTCTCATATTCAGGTAGCCGAAGGAAAGCGGTTGAATGAGCAGTCAAAACAGATTATTGCGGGCTCTGCCATCCTTACTCAATTTGAGCTGATTCTGGTTATTGCCATAGGCGTGATGATCCAGATGCTGGTGTTCGCCTCCAAATCAAAGCTTTCTAAGTTCCCGCAGAATCCAATGCTAAATTGA
- a CDS encoding SDR family oxidoreductase, with translation MKLARNTVLVTGGGSGIGLAIAERFLKAGSTVIICGRRADKLNEVKTQYPEIHTIACDVACEADRIALLEWTTAEFPELNVLVNNAGIQRWVNLVDEQEEWSQTQQEIAINPEAPIHLSSLFVPHLRQQPTAVIINVTSGLAFTPGVFAPVYCATKAALHSFTLSLWYLLSKTSVEVVEIVPPAVNTDLGGTGLHTFGVPLDEFADSVMQRIDNGELEVGFGTSEVRRKASREENDVFFLEMNSRWA, from the coding sequence ATGAAATTAGCCCGAAATACCGTACTGGTCACCGGAGGAGGTTCCGGAATTGGCCTTGCCATTGCCGAACGTTTTCTGAAAGCCGGCAGCACCGTCATCATCTGCGGCCGTAGGGCCGATAAACTTAATGAGGTAAAGACCCAGTACCCCGAGATCCACACCATTGCCTGCGACGTAGCCTGCGAAGCCGACCGCATCGCTTTACTGGAATGGACTACGGCTGAGTTTCCTGAATTGAATGTACTGGTGAACAATGCCGGTATCCAGCGGTGGGTAAACCTGGTAGACGAGCAGGAGGAGTGGAGCCAGACGCAGCAGGAAATCGCTATCAACCCGGAGGCGCCCATTCACCTGAGCAGCCTGTTTGTGCCGCATTTGCGCCAGCAGCCTACCGCGGTTATTATCAACGTGACCTCGGGCTTGGCCTTTACGCCGGGTGTTTTCGCGCCGGTGTATTGTGCCACCAAGGCGGCGCTGCATTCCTTCACCCTATCTTTGTGGTACCTGCTTTCCAAAACCAGCGTGGAAGTGGTGGAGATTGTGCCTCCCGCCGTGAACACTGATCTGGGTGGGACCGGGCTGCATACCTTCGGGGTACCGCTAGATGAGTTTGCAGATTCAGTGATGCAGCGCATTGACAACGGGGAACTGGAAGTAGGCTTTGGCACCTCAGAGGTCAGGAGAAAAGCCTCCCGGGAAGAAAACGATGTCTTCTTTCTGGAGATGAATTCCAGGTGGGCCTAA
- a CDS encoding amidohydrolase family protein: MKQFFTDHLAGWKKPVLLLCTLGLFMEPSMAQNAPAPAKKDSPKKEEKKDLPLEAGRIIDINTNEGSWLALDVHPAGGQIIFSMLGDLYLLPMAGGKADQLTEGMALDVQPRFSPDGKSIVFLSDRDGNDNVWVMELATKKTRQISKSKNENFQAAEWTPDGEYLVVSQGRRNLKLHLYHKDSGGGTQLIKTPETLKTVEPAFGKDPRYIWYSRRTGGWNYNAQLPQYQLATLDRETGETDTRTSRYGSAFSPTLSPDGTLLVYGTRYNNETGLIVQNLKSGDEKWLAYPVQRDEQESIAPLGVLPAMSFTPDSKELVASYGGKIYRIPVSGGQAKEIPFQVNTKIAIGPKVEFKYPINDDKTMKVTQIRDAAMSPDGKRLAFTALDRLYITDYPNGTPKRVTTNDFTEAQPAWSPDGKELVFVTWHEKTGGAIYKVAANGKAKPVKLSQENSVFQEPVWSPKGDKIVFVKGTAQTYRESAGPSAFASRQTINWIPAKGGASTFVTKANLGANPHFVQGDDRIYLYSSSDGLISIRWDGTDKKPYVKVKGITTFGSFADMLEEEMSHNTHVNEREPQQQASTATTIIKAPKGDKALALINNEIYVVTIPFVGGETPTISVADIASSQFPSWKLTDIGGQFPSWSADGKSVYWSIGNAFFAYNMDQAFAKKRELEAAEELKKDAKPATEAKKDSTGAKEAVKIEGYKPVETRIAITVPRDIPTGSILLQGARIITMNGDEVIENGDILIQDNRIKAVGASGTLTVPQNATIMDVKGKTITPGFVDTHAHMWPRWGVHSNQVWIYAANLAYGVTTTRDPQTATTDVLTYSDMVETGKMIGPRVYSTGPGVGYWSYNLKSLDHAKSVLKQYSDYYNTKTIKMYLVGNRQHRQWIIMAAKEQGLMPTTEGGLDFKLNLTEVLDGYPGHEHSYPIYPLYKDVLEFVSKSQIAYTPTLLVAYGGPWAENYYYATENLAGDKKLNYFTPKVELDEKSRRRAGWFMKEEHIFDKHAQFVNRLVKDGGLAGVGSHGQLQGLGYHWELWSIQSGGMKNLDALKVATILGAKSLGLDGDLGSIQNGKLADLVIMDQNPLENIRNTNTIKYVMRNGRLYDANTLDELAPTKKKAPDFDWHSALPLGVPGIQE, from the coding sequence ATGAAGCAGTTTTTTACAGACCACCTAGCTGGCTGGAAGAAACCCGTATTGCTGCTTTGCACCTTGGGTCTGTTCATGGAACCTTCTATGGCCCAGAACGCCCCCGCCCCGGCAAAGAAAGACAGCCCCAAAAAAGAAGAGAAAAAAGACCTGCCGTTAGAAGCGGGCCGCATCATTGACATCAACACCAATGAAGGTTCCTGGCTCGCACTAGACGTGCACCCGGCGGGCGGACAAATCATCTTCAGCATGCTGGGCGATTTGTACCTGCTGCCCATGGCCGGTGGCAAAGCCGATCAGTTAACTGAAGGCATGGCTCTGGATGTGCAGCCGCGGTTCAGCCCAGACGGTAAATCCATCGTGTTCCTCTCAGACCGCGACGGAAACGACAACGTGTGGGTGATGGAACTGGCCACCAAAAAGACCCGCCAGATCAGCAAAAGCAAAAACGAAAATTTCCAGGCCGCTGAATGGACGCCTGATGGCGAGTACCTGGTCGTATCACAGGGGCGTCGTAACCTGAAACTGCACCTGTACCACAAAGACAGCGGTGGCGGTACGCAGTTGATCAAAACCCCTGAGACCCTGAAAACGGTGGAGCCGGCGTTTGGCAAAGACCCACGCTACATCTGGTACTCACGCCGCACCGGTGGCTGGAACTACAACGCGCAGTTGCCGCAGTACCAATTGGCCACGTTGGACCGCGAAACTGGCGAGACCGATACCCGCACCTCGCGCTACGGCTCGGCATTCTCGCCTACCTTGTCTCCAGACGGTACCCTGCTGGTGTACGGAACCCGCTACAACAATGAAACCGGCCTTATTGTCCAGAACCTGAAATCAGGCGATGAGAAATGGTTGGCTTATCCGGTACAGCGTGATGAGCAGGAGTCTATTGCTCCGCTGGGGGTGTTGCCGGCCATGTCGTTCACACCAGACAGCAAAGAACTGGTGGCGTCTTACGGCGGTAAAATTTACCGTATTCCGGTAAGCGGCGGTCAGGCCAAAGAGATTCCGTTCCAGGTGAACACCAAAATCGCCATTGGTCCTAAAGTGGAGTTCAAATACCCAATCAATGACGACAAAACCATGAAGGTGACGCAGATCCGCGATGCGGCTATGTCACCAGATGGAAAGCGTCTGGCCTTTACCGCACTGGATAGACTCTACATTACCGATTACCCGAACGGCACGCCGAAACGCGTCACCACCAATGATTTTACGGAGGCACAACCAGCCTGGTCACCAGACGGCAAGGAGCTGGTGTTTGTGACCTGGCACGAGAAAACCGGTGGTGCTATTTACAAAGTAGCGGCCAATGGCAAAGCCAAACCAGTGAAGTTGAGCCAGGAAAATTCTGTGTTTCAGGAGCCGGTTTGGTCACCTAAGGGTGATAAAATCGTGTTCGTGAAAGGAACTGCCCAAACCTACCGTGAGTCTGCAGGGCCAAGTGCTTTTGCTTCGCGCCAGACCATCAACTGGATCCCGGCAAAAGGTGGTGCCAGCACGTTTGTAACCAAAGCCAACTTGGGCGCGAACCCACATTTTGTGCAGGGCGATGACCGCATTTACCTGTACAGCTCCTCTGACGGGTTAATCTCTATCCGTTGGGATGGTACGGACAAGAAGCCGTACGTGAAAGTGAAAGGCATCACCACCTTCGGGTCTTTTGCTGACATGCTGGAAGAGGAAATGAGCCACAACACGCACGTAAACGAGCGTGAGCCGCAGCAACAAGCCTCTACCGCTACTACCATTATCAAAGCGCCTAAAGGCGATAAGGCCTTGGCCCTGATCAACAACGAGATCTATGTGGTAACTATCCCGTTTGTGGGCGGTGAAACCCCAACCATCTCCGTAGCTGACATCGCCAGTTCTCAGTTCCCTAGCTGGAAGCTGACCGACATTGGTGGTCAGTTCCCGAGCTGGTCCGCTGACGGAAAGAGCGTGTACTGGTCAATCGGAAACGCCTTCTTTGCCTACAACATGGACCAAGCCTTCGCAAAGAAACGCGAATTGGAAGCTGCCGAGGAGCTGAAGAAAGACGCCAAACCAGCCACTGAAGCCAAGAAAGACAGCACCGGTGCCAAAGAAGCCGTGAAGATTGAAGGCTACAAGCCGGTAGAAACCAGAATCGCGATCACCGTGCCGCGTGACATTCCCACCGGAAGTATCCTGCTGCAAGGGGCCCGCATCATCACCATGAACGGCGATGAAGTAATTGAGAATGGCGATATTCTGATCCAGGACAACCGCATCAAAGCCGTGGGCGCTTCCGGTACTTTAACGGTTCCGCAGAATGCCACCATAATGGATGTGAAAGGCAAAACCATCACGCCAGGCTTCGTAGATACCCACGCGCACATGTGGCCGCGTTGGGGCGTGCACTCTAACCAGGTGTGGATTTACGCCGCGAACCTGGCCTATGGCGTGACGACCACCCGTGACCCTCAAACTGCCACTACCGACGTGTTGACCTACTCTGACATGGTGGAAACCGGCAAGATGATCGGGCCACGCGTGTACTCCACCGGTCCAGGCGTTGGGTATTGGTCTTACAACCTGAAGAGTTTAGACCACGCCAAGAGCGTACTGAAGCAGTACTCCGATTACTACAACACCAAGACCATTAAAATGTATCTGGTAGGAAACCGCCAGCACCGCCAGTGGATCATCATGGCCGCCAAAGAGCAGGGTTTGATGCCTACCACTGAAGGCGGTCTTGATTTCAAACTTAACCTAACGGAAGTACTGGACGGCTACCCAGGCCATGAGCACTCGTACCCGATTTACCCGCTGTACAAAGACGTGCTGGAGTTTGTGTCTAAGTCGCAGATTGCCTACACGCCAACTTTGTTGGTAGCGTACGGCGGACCTTGGGCCGAGAACTACTACTATGCTACTGAGAACCTGGCCGGCGACAAGAAGCTGAACTACTTCACCCCTAAAGTGGAGTTAGATGAGAAATCGCGGCGCAGAGCTGGTTGGTTTATGAAAGAAGAGCACATCTTTGACAAGCACGCCCAGTTTGTGAACCGTCTGGTGAAAGACGGCGGCTTAGCCGGCGTTGGCTCGCACGGACAGCTACAAGGCTTAGGTTACCACTGGGAACTTTGGTCTATTCAATCTGGTGGTATGAAGAACCTGGATGCCTTGAAAGTAGCCACTATCTTAGGCGCGAAATCTCTAGGGTTGGACGGTGACTTAGGCTCCATCCAGAACGGAAAACTGGCAGATCTAGTGATCATGGACCAGAACCCACTGGAGAATATCCGGAACACCAACACCATCAAGTACGTGATGCGTAACGGCCGTCTGTATGATGCCAATACACTAGATGAACTGGCCCCAACAAAGAAGAAAGCACCAGACTTTGACTGGCACAGCGCACTTCCGTTAGGCGTACCAGGTATTCAGGAATAA
- a CDS encoding sugar phosphate isomerase/epimerase family protein, translating to MNNRRSFLQKLGLLSAGVAFAPTLLTSCDSSNQNTTTTSTAEGSDTSTATTGDTGLSDIGIQLYTLRELLPTDVKGVIGKVAQAGYQDVETYGYSVDKGYWGLQPTAFKQLLTDNNLLSTSGHYEFGQYMKDGNTDIVKRYIEAGNIVGHKYITVPYLGEDLRNSADAYKNIAEKVNKAAELCKDAGLKLAYHNHDFEFKQYGDTTGYDILLKETDPGLVSFEADLFWMEKAGRKPVDLFNQHKGRFVMWHVKDMDKNSPDLNTEIGSGSIDYKAIFAQANSSGVDRIFVEQENFAAGIDPFQSIKQSRDYVKNTLMA from the coding sequence ATGAACAACAGAAGATCTTTTTTACAGAAGCTCGGTTTACTGTCAGCAGGGGTGGCCTTCGCGCCTACGCTGCTCACATCATGCGATTCTTCTAACCAGAACACCACTACCACCTCTACCGCTGAAGGGTCAGATACCAGCACCGCTACTACCGGAGATACGGGTCTTAGTGACATTGGCATTCAGCTCTATACCCTGCGGGAGCTTCTGCCTACCGATGTAAAAGGAGTTATTGGGAAAGTAGCGCAAGCCGGATACCAGGACGTGGAAACCTACGGGTATTCGGTTGACAAAGGGTACTGGGGCTTACAGCCTACGGCGTTCAAACAGCTGCTTACGGACAATAACCTGCTTTCTACCAGCGGGCACTATGAGTTTGGCCAGTACATGAAAGACGGCAACACTGACATTGTGAAGCGCTACATTGAGGCCGGAAACATTGTAGGTCACAAATACATTACTGTTCCTTATTTGGGCGAAGACCTGAGAAACAGCGCTGATGCGTATAAGAACATTGCGGAGAAAGTGAACAAGGCAGCCGAGTTGTGTAAAGACGCTGGGTTGAAGCTGGCCTACCACAACCATGATTTTGAGTTTAAGCAGTACGGTGACACCACTGGGTATGACATTCTGCTCAAGGAAACCGATCCTGGATTGGTGAGCTTTGAGGCAGATTTGTTCTGGATGGAAAAAGCAGGCCGTAAACCGGTAGACCTATTCAACCAGCACAAAGGCCGTTTTGTGATGTGGCACGTGAAAGACATGGACAAAAACTCCCCTGACCTGAACACCGAGATCGGCAGCGGCTCCATTGACTACAAGGCCATCTTCGCGCAAGCTAACTCTTCTGGTGTAGACCGCATCTTTGTGGAGCAGGAAAACTTCGCCGCCGGCATAGATCCTTTCCAAAGCATCAAACAAAGCCGCGACTACGTGAAAAACACGTTGATGGCTTAA
- a CDS encoding hydroxypyruvate isomerase family protein: MPDKNRRTAIKGILATTAAFTTTGSLSCFAQNEQKMGTVYQLKGNINHSVCRWCFNDLSVEELCVAAKGMGMKGIDLVGPKDWPVLKKHGLISTMCNGAEISLTEGFNHPQYHATLVKNYSDMIPLVSKAGYTNLICFSGNRNGMDDETGLKNSVEGLKKLLPLAEKHKVVLVMELLNSKVNHKDYMCDRTAWGAELAKRLGSENFKLLYDIYHMQVDEGNVIQTIRDNHQYIAHYHTAGVPGRHEIDDTQELNYPAIMRAIKATGFKGFVAQEFIPEAKDKLASLRKAVQICDV, from the coding sequence ATGCCAGATAAAAACAGAAGAACCGCCATCAAAGGAATACTGGCCACTACGGCAGCCTTCACTACTACCGGGTCTTTGTCCTGTTTTGCCCAAAACGAGCAGAAAATGGGAACTGTCTATCAACTGAAAGGGAACATCAACCACTCAGTGTGCCGCTGGTGCTTCAATGATTTATCAGTAGAAGAACTGTGCGTGGCCGCGAAGGGAATGGGCATGAAAGGCATTGACCTGGTAGGACCCAAAGACTGGCCTGTTCTGAAGAAACATGGCCTGATTTCTACAATGTGCAACGGTGCTGAAATCAGCCTTACGGAAGGGTTTAATCATCCGCAGTACCATGCTACGCTGGTAAAAAATTATTCAGACATGATTCCATTGGTGTCCAAAGCCGGTTACACCAACCTGATTTGCTTCAGCGGGAACCGCAATGGCATGGATGATGAAACAGGTTTAAAGAACTCCGTGGAGGGTCTGAAGAAACTGTTGCCCTTGGCTGAAAAACACAAGGTAGTGCTGGTGATGGAGCTTTTGAACAGCAAAGTCAACCACAAAGACTATATGTGTGACCGCACCGCCTGGGGCGCCGAACTGGCCAAACGCCTGGGCTCTGAGAACTTCAAGCTGCTGTATGACATTTACCACATGCAGGTAGACGAAGGCAACGTGATTCAGACCATTAGAGACAATCACCAATACATTGCGCATTACCACACCGCTGGGGTACCAGGCCGTCATGAAATTGATGACACGCAGGAGCTCAATTATCCGGCCATCATGCGCGCCATTAAAGCCACTGGTTTCAAGGGCTTCGTGGCGCAGGAATTCATTCCAGAGGCCAAAGACAAACTTGCTTCCCTGAGAAAAGCCGTCCAGATCTGCGATGTCTGA
- a CDS encoding 3-keto-disaccharide hydrolase, giving the protein MANPQSTRTSTEAAFKPLFDGKTTKGWHTYGQAEVGKAWKVEDGTLHLDAGNKQNWQTGDGGDIVTEESFDNFHLKLDWKIATNGNSGIILFVQDDPAKYPNTWSTGPEVQVLDNNGHPDAKIHKHRAGDLYDLIASSPETVKPAGEWNQVEIISNKGRLEIMQNGVKVVSTTLWDDNWKKMVAGSKFKDMAGFGAFTSGKIALQDHGDNVWYRNIMIKRL; this is encoded by the coding sequence ATGGCAAACCCTCAATCTACAAGGACCTCTACAGAGGCTGCGTTTAAGCCCTTGTTTGACGGAAAGACCACTAAAGGCTGGCACACTTACGGGCAAGCCGAAGTAGGCAAAGCCTGGAAAGTAGAAGACGGTACCCTGCACCTGGATGCCGGCAACAAGCAGAACTGGCAAACCGGTGACGGCGGAGATATTGTGACGGAAGAGAGCTTTGACAACTTCCACCTGAAGCTGGACTGGAAAATAGCCACCAACGGTAACAGCGGAATCATCTTGTTTGTGCAGGATGATCCCGCCAAATACCCTAACACCTGGAGCACCGGCCCTGAGGTGCAGGTCCTGGACAATAACGGCCACCCCGATGCTAAAATCCACAAGCACCGCGCCGGTGATTTGTATGATCTGATTGCCAGCAGCCCTGAGACGGTAAAGCCCGCCGGCGAGTGGAATCAGGTGGAAATCATCAGCAACAAAGGCCGTCTGGAGATTATGCAGAATGGCGTGAAGGTGGTTTCCACTACCTTGTGGGACGATAACTGGAAAAAGATGGTAGCCGGAAGCAAGTTCAAAGACATGGCGGGCTTCGGGGCGTTTACTTCCGGGAAAATCGCTTTGCAAGACCACGGAGATAATGTCTGGTACCGGAACATCATGATCAAGCGGCTGTAA
- a CDS encoding c-type cytochrome has protein sequence MKKVFLLLSCCAFMAACNSNSTTNEGAVESSSADSSSAANMSAATRQSDADTSSMNIGTDRTAGTGVSPHAEGEKLIASSDCMGCHRIDTKLVGPAYQAVADKYENNEKDAEYLAGKIIKGGGGVWGQMAMTPHPNLSEDEAKKMAQYILSLKK, from the coding sequence ATGAAAAAAGTTTTCCTCCTTTTAAGCTGCTGCGCTTTTATGGCAGCTTGTAACAGCAATTCAACCACCAATGAAGGTGCCGTAGAAAGTTCAAGTGCTGATTCATCGTCGGCAGCAAACATGAGTGCCGCCACCCGGCAATCAGACGCAGATACTAGCAGCATGAACATCGGAACCGACCGTACCGCCGGCACTGGTGTCAGCCCCCATGCAGAAGGCGAAAAGTTGATTGCCAGTTCAGATTGCATGGGTTGCCACAGAATAGATACGAAATTAGTAGGCCCGGCATACCAGGCAGTGGCTGATAAATATGAGAACAACGAAAAAGATGCTGAGTACTTGGCCGGAAAAATCATCAAAGGAGGTGGCGGCGTTTGGGGACAAATGGCCATGACTCCGCATCCCAACCTGAGCGAAGACGAAGCCAAAAAAATGGCCCAGTACATTCTTTCCCTGAAGAAATAA
- a CDS encoding gluconate 2-dehydrogenase subunit 3 family protein has protein sequence MNRRDAIAAIGWIMGGTMIGAEFLVSCTNSSPKVNKLFDQDQVTFLDEVGETIIPTTDSPGAKAAKIGAFMATMVQDCYTPEDQKIFLKGISQLDDASKKKFDKKFLEATAQERTALLNQLDKDQKNHQVNKKEDAPNHYFRMMKELTMLGYFTSEVGATQALRYLPVPGRYEGCMPYKKGEKAWAIT, from the coding sequence ATGAATAGAAGAGACGCAATTGCCGCTATTGGTTGGATAATGGGTGGTACCATGATTGGTGCTGAGTTCCTGGTTTCCTGTACCAACAGCTCTCCCAAAGTCAATAAGTTGTTTGATCAGGATCAGGTAACTTTCTTAGACGAGGTAGGGGAGACCATCATTCCTACTACGGATAGCCCCGGTGCGAAAGCCGCTAAGATAGGTGCCTTCATGGCCACCATGGTGCAGGACTGCTATACCCCCGAAGACCAGAAAATCTTCCTGAAAGGCATCTCCCAACTAGATGACGCCAGCAAAAAGAAGTTCGATAAAAAGTTTCTGGAAGCAACTGCCCAGGAGCGCACGGCCCTGCTGAACCAACTGGATAAAGACCAAAAAAACCACCAGGTAAACAAAAAAGAAGATGCCCCCAACCATTACTTCAGAATGATGAAGGAGTTGACCATGTTGGGTTACTTTACTTCTGAAGTAGGCGCTACGCAGGCGCTTCGCTACCTTCCGGTGCCGGGCCGTTATGAGGGGTGCATGCCGTACAAAAAAGGAGAGAAAGCCTGGGCTATCACTTAA
- a CDS encoding restriction endonuclease — MNYWLHRISHLAELSYPLLEKGYLTIGFSDLINHELIDKVLEDDWDYFNSQFQKVWNNVPRTRHNLWNFLKFQKGDLVIVPSWGTFFICEIVDDRPFLIGETFSEDLKSWGNKNVTTNGVHLLKEDGKAYDLGFARKVNVLYRDVSRDKFADAKLTARMKIRQTNAQINDLKTSIETSIENYKVDKPIHLHSIIIDKTASLVLDSIQNELNPDKFEKLVKTYFKTIGANEVSIPAKNESGKEGDADIVAVFESIKLIIYTQAKFQKGQISEWGTNQVLEYRTKKESIDDGYNKIAWVITTANTFNENAENLAKQNEIQLVNGIEFSKMLLNAGVTMLNTSF, encoded by the coding sequence ATGAATTACTGGCTCCATAGAATTTCACATTTAGCTGAACTTTCATACCCATTGCTAGAGAAAGGGTATTTGACAATAGGGTTTTCAGACCTTATTAATCATGAGTTAATTGATAAGGTTTTAGAAGATGATTGGGATTACTTTAACTCTCAATTTCAAAAAGTTTGGAACAATGTGCCACGAACAAGACACAATCTTTGGAACTTTTTGAAATTTCAAAAGGGAGACTTAGTGATTGTGCCAAGTTGGGGAACATTTTTTATTTGTGAAATAGTAGATGATCGGCCTTTCTTAATCGGAGAAACCTTTTCAGAAGATCTTAAGTCTTGGGGAAATAAAAATGTAACTACCAATGGTGTTCACCTTTTGAAGGAAGATGGGAAAGCTTATGATTTAGGTTTTGCCAGAAAAGTTAATGTACTCTACAGGGATGTCTCAAGGGATAAATTTGCAGATGCAAAACTTACAGCAAGGATGAAAATTAGGCAAACAAATGCTCAAATCAATGATTTAAAGACGAGTATTGAGACGAGTATAGAGAACTATAAAGTTGATAAACCTATACATCTGCATTCAATCATAATTGACAAGACAGCTTCTCTTGTTTTAGATTCAATTCAAAATGAACTGAACCCAGATAAATTTGAGAAATTAGTTAAAACATATTTTAAAACAATTGGAGCAAATGAAGTTTCTATCCCAGCTAAAAATGAGAGTGGGAAGGAAGGCGATGCTGATATTGTAGCTGTATTTGAAAGTATCAAGTTGATAATTTATACCCAAGCAAAATTTCAAAAGGGCCAAATCAGTGAATGGGGAACAAATCAAGTTCTAGAATATAGAACGAAAAAAGAAAGCATAGATGATGGGTATAATAAAATTGCTTGGGTAATTACCACAGCAAATACATTCAATGAAAATGCGGAAAATCTAGCGAAACAGAATGAGATACAACTAGTAAATGGCATTGAGTTTTCAAAAATGCTGTTAAATGCAGGTGTTACCATGCTAAATACCAGCTTTTAA